The following coding sequences are from one Panicum hallii strain FIL2 chromosome 5, PHallii_v3.1, whole genome shotgun sequence window:
- the LOC112894700 gene encoding outer envelope pore protein 16-2, chloroplastic-like, whose protein sequence is MSRLDTRTLKDELTSMDRRPLLDLGHPLLNRVADSFIRAAGVGAARAVSREAYFVTVEGLSGDSAGLDPNGGKRSHFSSIRGDDSQKSLDAVVKTAGKEAFQWGLAAGVYSGLTYGLREARGCHDWKNSAIAGAIAGAAVALTGDAGGHSDKLVHFAITGAALSSAASLLSGVF, encoded by the exons ATGAGCCGGCTGGACACCCGGACGCTCAAGGACGAGCTGACGAGCATGGACCGGCGCCCGCTCCTGGACCTGGGCCACCCGCTCCTCAACCGCGTCGCCGACAGCTTCAtccgcgccgccggcgtcggcgcCGCCAGGGCCGTCTCCAGGGAGGCCTACTTCGTCACTGTCGAAG GACTTTCAGGGGACTCGGCCGGGTTGGACCCCAACGGCGGCAAGAGGAGCCATTTCTCCAGCATCAGGGGCGACGACAGCCAGAAGTCGCTCGATGCAGTG GTAAAAACGGCCGGCAAGGAGGCCTTCCAGTGGG GCTTGGCAGCTGGGGTGTACTCTGGGCTGACGTACGGCCTCAGGGAGGCCAGGGGCTGCCATGACTGG AAGAACAGCGCGATAGCCGGCGCCATCGCCGGCGCGGCCGTGGCGCTGACGGGGGACGCCGGCGGCCACTCCGACAAGCTCGTCCATTTCGCCATCACCGGCGCGGCGCTGTCCAGTGCCGCGAGCCTGCTCTCCGGCGTATTCTGA